From the genome of Candidatus Tanganyikabacteria bacterium:
TGGCCGTCGCGACGGTCGTCTCCGGGGCGGGCGGGCTATCGTACTGGGCCCTGGCGCATCCGCGCCCGGAGCCTGACTTCCATGACGCGGGCGGCTTCCTGATCAGGCTGGATGCCTGATAGGTGCCTCGGCCGGCAGGGAGACCGGCCCGCCGCTGCGCTGGCCCAGGTGCTCGAAGCCCTGACTACCACTTGCTGCCGGTCAGCAGGAACCCGTCTTCCCGCGCCTTGCGGTAGGACGCCCGCCGCTCGGCCTCGGGCGGGAGCGCCCGCAGGCGCTTCTCGGTCAGGGCGTTGAGGACGTCGCCGATCACGCGGCCCGCGCGCTCGGTGTTTTCGGCCAGCAGGAGCTGGAACTCGGTGCCGAACTCCTCGAGGTTGCGGCAGAAGGCTCGGTGCAGCTCCTCGCGCAGCTCCGCGTCTTCGATGCGGACCGCGTTGTTCTTCAAGATCACGTTGTCCGGATGGAAGATGTAGACCAGGTCGTAGGACCGCGACAAAACCTCGATCTCATCGTAGAGCGGCGACATGTCCTCCATGCCGAATGTCCGCTCGTAGACCTTGATCGAGTAGGCGCCGCGATCGATGAACACGACGTCGCAGTGCCGCACTTCGGTTTCTCGCTGCTGCATCATCCCGAGGATCGTGCGCTGCGTGGCCAGGGCGCCGCGGTCGATGTCGGGATGCTGCTCGAAGAGATCCCAGGCCG
Proteins encoded in this window:
- a CDS encoding ATP-binding protein, whose product is MDPVKVVFDGAPGTGKSKTLETVRQFFAMNNNLRQMFGLPTLTVGFVNEAAWDLFEQHPDIDRGALATQRTILGMMQQRETEVRHCDVVFIDRGAYSIKVYERTFGMEDMSPLYDEIEVLSRSYDLVYIFHPDNVILKNNAVRIEDAELREELHRAFCRNLEEFGTEFQLLLAENTERAGRVIGDVLNALTEKRLRALPPEAERRASYRKAREDGFLLTGSKW